A stretch of Desulfobacter hydrogenophilus DNA encodes these proteins:
- a CDS encoding universal stress protein, translating to MQFLNGLKDRILTLGKKHGNTGKTITFSQPCVNSDADTYTDQCMLCSENQGKNLVVATLESRFSDEMVDYALDMAKRMDYGIIAVNAANLTYDVTSFFSTTQEELYTDFKETAAKNVAQFEAKAADLGLKFAHTTSQAGVDHAIADITKECGHIEFIISENKRPAAIRDAAVNQDRIAQRLCVYSVN from the coding sequence ATGCAGTTTTTAAATGGATTAAAGGATAGAATCTTAACTCTTGGCAAAAAACACGGCAATACGGGAAAAACCATTACGTTTTCCCAGCCTTGCGTTAACAGTGATGCTGATACTTATACCGATCAATGCATGTTATGTAGCGAAAACCAGGGGAAAAACCTGGTGGTTGCCACACTTGAAAGCCGTTTTTCCGATGAGATGGTTGATTATGCCCTGGATATGGCAAAACGAATGGATTATGGCATTATTGCGGTGAATGCGGCCAATCTGACCTATGACGTGACCTCATTTTTTTCCACCACCCAGGAAGAACTGTACACCGATTTTAAGGAGACGGCCGCAAAAAATGTGGCGCAGTTCGAGGCGAAGGCTGCAGACCTGGGCCTGAAATTTGCCCATACCACAAGCCAGGCCGGTGTTGACCATGCCATTGCCGATATCACCAAAGAGTGCGGGCATATTGAATTTATTATTTCCGAGAACAAGCGTCCTGCTGCGATAAGGGATGCTGCCGTCAACCAGGACCGGATTGCCCAGCGGCTTTGCGTTTATTCAGTTAATTAG
- the lon gene encoding endopeptidase La gives MKRIFKKEKETQVVDTGAEEVAALREAVLDQKIPAEVEKILLKEIERLEKINPTAAEYTIGLNHIDYVTTLPWNRYTQDNLDIQRAQTILNSDHYGLDEIKERILEHLAVRQMKLSRKNTILVVDDEQITRMNLEHVLSKEGYEVSTADGGIQALAFLKDKTVDLVITDLKMDKIDGMALLERIKATSPSTEVIIISGYATVLTAVDAIKRGSFHFIPKPLKLNDIRETVKKALGKKTGLVEAKGPVICFAGPPGTGKTSLGQSIAQSLERKFVRISLAGLKDEADIRGHRRSYAGALAGRIIQEIRRAESLNPVLMLDEIDKIGQDFKGDPASALLEVLDPQQNSKFIDHYLDIPFDLSKVMFIATANMVARIPGPLLDRFEVISMSGYTIEEKTHIAQRHLIPRAMEDTGLSGFNLEFTQNALCAIIREHTREAGLRGLERKISAICRKVARRYLDTPNASRQIKIDESTVEKLLGPARYHYEIAGARDRVGCATGLAWTESGGEIIFVETTRMMGAERLILTGYLGEIMKESAQAALSYIRSHTEQLGLGADFFQGRDIHVHVPSGAIPKDGPSAGMTIAVALVSLLKDIPCPRDMAMTGEVTLSGRILPVGGIREKLLAAKTAGIKTIIFPAKNQAEIAAMDDSLKQGIKIFSAGELDEVIRQVLGQPAIDSASVSPLIKKSRQ, from the coding sequence GTGAAACGAATCTTTAAAAAAGAGAAAGAGACTCAGGTTGTTGATACTGGAGCAGAAGAAGTTGCCGCGCTGCGCGAGGCCGTGCTGGACCAAAAAATCCCGGCCGAGGTTGAAAAAATTTTGCTCAAAGAGATTGAGCGGCTTGAAAAGATCAACCCGACTGCGGCAGAGTACACCATCGGGCTCAACCATATCGACTATGTGACGACCCTACCCTGGAACCGATATACCCAGGATAATCTTGACATCCAGCGTGCGCAAACAATCCTGAATTCCGACCATTACGGGCTTGACGAAATCAAGGAGAGAATTCTTGAACATCTAGCGGTCCGGCAGATGAAGCTGTCCCGAAAAAATACCATTCTTGTGGTTGATGATGAGCAGATCACCCGGATGAACTTAGAACATGTCCTGTCCAAGGAGGGCTATGAAGTCAGCACGGCTGACGGCGGCATCCAGGCCCTGGCTTTTTTAAAGGACAAAACCGTGGATCTTGTGATCACGGACCTTAAAATGGATAAAATTGACGGCATGGCACTTCTGGAACGTATAAAGGCCACAAGCCCCTCCACAGAAGTTATCATCATCTCCGGCTATGCCACGGTGCTCACTGCCGTGGACGCTATCAAACGGGGCTCCTTCCACTTTATTCCCAAGCCCCTCAAACTTAATGACATCCGGGAGACCGTTAAAAAGGCCCTGGGCAAAAAAACAGGACTCGTGGAAGCCAAGGGGCCTGTGATCTGCTTTGCCGGCCCTCCGGGCACGGGTAAAACCTCACTTGGCCAGTCCATTGCCCAAAGCCTGGAACGTAAATTTGTCCGAATCTCCCTGGCAGGCCTGAAGGATGAGGCCGACATCAGGGGACACAGGCGTTCCTATGCCGGCGCCCTTGCCGGACGAATCATCCAGGAAATCCGCCGGGCCGAATCGTTAAATCCCGTGCTCATGCTTGATGAAATCGATAAAATAGGACAGGATTTCAAAGGTGATCCTGCCTCAGCCCTGCTTGAAGTGCTGGACCCCCAGCAAAATTCAAAATTCATAGACCATTACCTGGACATCCCCTTTGATCTTTCCAAGGTGATGTTCATTGCCACGGCCAATATGGTGGCACGGATACCAGGGCCTTTGCTGGACCGATTTGAGGTAATTTCCATGTCCGGGTACACCATCGAAGAAAAAACCCACATTGCCCAACGCCACCTGATCCCCCGGGCCATGGAAGATACGGGGCTTTCGGGATTTAACCTTGAATTTACGCAAAATGCGCTTTGTGCCATCATCAGGGAACACACCCGGGAGGCAGGGTTACGAGGCCTTGAACGTAAAATTTCCGCTATCTGCCGCAAGGTTGCCCGGCGATATCTCGATACGCCGAATGCGTCCCGGCAGATAAAAATTGATGAGAGCACCGTGGAAAAACTTCTGGGCCCTGCCAGATACCACTATGAAATTGCAGGGGCAAGGGACCGGGTGGGATGCGCCACAGGCCTTGCCTGGACGGAAAGCGGCGGGGAAATTATCTTTGTTGAGACCACGCGGATGATGGGGGCTGAACGCCTGATCCTCACCGGATATTTAGGCGAAATAATGAAGGAATCGGCCCAGGCCGCCTTAAGTTACATCCGCAGCCACACGGAACAGCTTGGTCTGGGGGCTGACTTTTTCCAGGGCCGGGATATCCACGTTCATGTCCCTTCCGGCGCCATTCCCAAGGACGGTCCGTCAGCCGGGATGACCATTGCCGTGGCGCTGGTTTCCCTTTTAAAGGATATTCCCTGTCCCAGGGATATGGCCATGACCGGTGAGGTGACGTTAAGCGGCAGAATCCTTCCTGTGGGCGGCATCCGGGAAAAACTGCTTGCAGCCAAAACCGCCGGAATCAAGACAATCATCTTCCCTGCCAAAAACCAGGCTGAAATTGCAGCCATGGATGACAGCCTCAAGCAGGGAATAAAAATCTTTTCGGCAGGTGAACTGGACGAAGTGATCCGGCAGGTGTTGGGCCAACCCGCCATTGATTCGGCTTCAGTCTCACCGTTGATAAAAAAAAGCCGGCAATGA
- a CDS encoding ATP-binding protein, whose protein sequence is MEIIRKIIEIDEEKCDGCGNCVPSCAEGAIQIIDGKAKVIGDKYCDGLGACLGDCPRGALKLIERRADEYDEQAVHARLDAQKSIIAPQKSKGCPSQQVTMFPISPVPGMGVPTAGSTGDSALGHWPVQLRLIPATAPFLKDATLLITADCVPVAAPSFHSDYLKGKVVMLGCPKFDDADLYIDKLADIFTRNNILGITMMVMEVPCCSQMKWIVERAMEKSGESIPVHRVTISTTGQPLSDASVSPLVGV, encoded by the coding sequence ATGGAAATTATCCGTAAAATTATAGAGATAGACGAAGAAAAGTGTGATGGCTGCGGTAATTGCGTGCCCTCCTGTGCCGAAGGGGCCATCCAGATCATTGACGGCAAGGCAAAGGTCATTGGCGATAAATATTGTGATGGGCTTGGTGCCTGTCTTGGCGATTGCCCCAGAGGTGCGCTTAAACTCATTGAACGCCGGGCTGACGAATATGATGAACAGGCTGTACACGCACGGCTTGATGCACAAAAATCAATAATTGCCCCCCAAAAATCTAAGGGTTGCCCATCACAGCAGGTAACAATGTTTCCCATCTCCCCGGTACCGGGAATGGGGGTGCCGACTGCCGGGTCCACTGGAGACTCCGCCTTAGGACACTGGCCGGTACAGCTTCGGCTGATTCCCGCTACAGCCCCTTTTTTAAAAGATGCAACCCTGCTGATCACAGCAGACTGTGTTCCTGTTGCCGCACCGTCGTTTCATTCAGATTACCTAAAAGGCAAGGTCGTCATGTTAGGCTGTCCCAAATTTGATGATGCAGATCTTTATATTGACAAGCTTGCAGACATTTTTACCCGGAATAATATCCTGGGTATCACCATGATGGTCATGGAAGTTCCTTGCTGTTCACAAATGAAATGGATCGTTGAGCGCGCCATGGAAAAATCAGGTGAAAGCATTCCTGTTCACCGGGTAACCATTTCAACGACAGGCCAACCATTGTCAGACGCTTCTGTTTCACCGCTTGTCGGTGTATGA
- a CDS encoding Crp/Fnr family transcriptional regulator: MLLSRCPNQTIAEKYFGRQRIEKYLHIIPLFSGLTEDQSETLAALSNELTVNKGEIIFQEGDRAEGFYIVAAGKIKVFKMSFEGKEQILHIYGPGHTFGEVPVFQGKSFPASAMALELSTILFLPRQAFVQQIGKSPALAMNMLADLSRRLREFTVQIENLSLKEVPARLAAYILTLAQEGAGHSQMVPLQKKSQKARLPSASVSLPVSKVQLASLIGTTPETISRVLKKMGQAGFIKAKGKKILIPDQERLEELSHTGRL, encoded by the coding sequence TTGCTGTTATCCAGATGCCCAAATCAAACCATTGCTGAAAAATATTTCGGGAGGCAAAGAATCGAAAAATATCTGCATATCATTCCCCTTTTTTCAGGGCTGACGGAAGACCAAAGTGAAACCCTTGCCGCGTTGTCCAATGAATTAACCGTCAACAAAGGCGAAATCATATTTCAGGAAGGTGACAGGGCCGAAGGATTTTATATTGTGGCAGCAGGCAAAATCAAAGTATTTAAAATGTCTTTTGAGGGAAAGGAGCAGATCCTGCATATATACGGACCCGGCCATACATTCGGTGAAGTTCCTGTGTTCCAGGGAAAAAGCTTTCCGGCCTCTGCCATGGCCCTGGAACTTTCAACCATTCTTTTTTTACCCCGGCAGGCGTTTGTCCAGCAAATTGGAAAGTCCCCCGCCCTTGCTATGAATATGCTCGCAGATCTGTCCAGGCGCTTAAGGGAATTTACGGTTCAGATTGAAAATTTAAGTCTGAAGGAAGTGCCTGCCAGGCTGGCCGCTTATATTCTGACCCTGGCCCAGGAAGGGGCGGGGCATTCACAAATGGTGCCATTGCAAAAAAAATCGCAAAAAGCACGCCTGCCGTCAGCCAGCGTGTCGTTGCCTGTTTCCAAGGTTCAACTGGCAAGCCTCATCGGCACAACCCCTGAAACCATTTCCCGTGTGTTAAAAAAGATGGGCCAGGCCGGATTTATCAAGGCGAAAGGAAAAAAAATTTTGATTCCAGATCAGGAGAGACTGGAAGAGTTATCCCATACCGGTCGTCTTTAG
- a CDS encoding 4'-phosphopantetheinyl transferase family protein, which yields MRRMTLLFREQGIQFCLVHIPEMLKTLLPQIVGPGYQTKPGCQFRPDQFAQPVLSPAELNRLNQLFALKKQVERLAGRWAVKNLVMQATGLSPDAIEIHNDAFGAPGLAPSFNYAISITHSGDYALAALCGKANALGVDMEAICPVDIPALLHAGFSNKEQRAYAEADLETILKIWTIKEALLKYRRTGLRTSAKKIEWLDKTLYENHNPIDGVLVKSYQRENIIFSVVFPLLKTTGMG from the coding sequence ATGCGACGCATGACTCTGCTGTTCCGGGAACAAGGCATCCAGTTTTGCCTTGTTCACATCCCGGAAATGCTCAAGACGTTATTACCCCAAATCGTCGGGCCTGGTTACCAAACCAAGCCCGGCTGCCAATTCCGTCCGGATCAATTTGCACAACCAGTACTTTCCCCGGCGGAACTGAACAGGTTAAATCAATTGTTTGCCCTGAAAAAGCAGGTGGAACGTCTGGCCGGTCGATGGGCGGTAAAAAACCTTGTCATGCAGGCGACAGGCCTGTCCCCGGATGCAATTGAGATACATAATGACGCATTCGGGGCACCAGGCCTGGCGCCATCCTTTAATTACGCCATATCCATTACACATTCAGGGGATTACGCCTTGGCCGCTCTGTGCGGAAAAGCCAATGCCCTGGGTGTCGATATGGAGGCCATATGCCCTGTGGATATCCCGGCACTTTTACACGCCGGCTTTTCAAATAAAGAGCAACGCGCCTACGCCGAGGCAGATCTTGAAACCATCCTGAAAATTTGGACCATCAAAGAAGCCTTGCTCAAATACCGGCGTACCGGTTTAAGAACTTCTGCAAAAAAAATTGAATGGTTGGATAAAACGCTGTATGAAAATCATAACCCTATTGATGGCGTTCTCGTAAAATCATACCAGCGGGAGAACATTATTTTTTCGGTGGTTTTTCCACTTCTAAAGACGACCGGTATGGGATAA